The Tolypothrix sp. PCC 7712 region CGGCGATTCCTGAAGAACAATCTACAAGGATCATTGTAGAGAAAAGCATATCCGGCGCAGATTTTCGCTTGCTATGCGTAAACGGCAAATTTGTCGCCGCTACGGAACGCCGTCCTGCTTCAGTTGTTGGTGATGGTTACTCCACTATTGATGAGTTAATTCGCGAAGAAAACCGCAAACCTGCACGCTGGGATACACCCACTTCTCCTATGAGTAAAATCCAGCGTGATGAAGCAATGGAATTGTACTTAAGAGAACAGCGTTTAACATTAGATAGTGTGTTGGAAAAAGACCGCACTGTTTATCTTCGCAAAGTAGCAAATCTCTCGGCTGGCGGTATGAGTATTAATGCCACACATACCGTTCACCATGACAACATTATTTTGGCACAGGATATTGCCCAACACTTCCGCTTAACTTGTCTGGGTATTGATGTAATTACCAAAAGCCTCTCGGAATCTTGGAAGGATGGTAATTTTGCTATCTTAGAAATCAACGCTGCACCTGGTATTTTGATGCATTTAAATCCGGCAGTTGGTGATAGTGTGGATGTACCTTCTCATATTTTAGGAACATTTTTTGAGTCAGGTGCAGAAGCAAGAATCCCAATTATTACCTTTAACAAAATATCAGTTCAAGAGTTGCAAGAAACGATAGACCATATTCTTTTGCAACATCCTGATTGGACAGTGGGTGCTGTTTGCCGTGATGGGCTGTTTGTGAATCGGTCGAGAAAGATTTTAAGCAAAAATTACAACAGCAATCTTCAAAGCTTGTTACGTAATCCCAAACTCGATTTACTCATTGCTGAATATGGAGATGAGATTTTAGAAGAGGATGGAATGTTTTATCAAGGTAGTAACATAGTTGTTCTTGATAACCCCAACGAGACTGAAATGATGTTAGCGCGAGATGTCTTAGAAGGCTCGACTGTAGTAATTAGAAAAGGAGACAATATTTCAATTAGCCGTAAAGGGTTAATTGAAGATTACAGTTTAGGCGAGGATGAACCATTTACAAGGGTTTATTTGAAAGAAGTCGGCACAATTTTGTAAGTTTCATCAATGTAGTGGCGTGACCAGGCTAAAATGTTGCAATAATTTTTCTTGTGGGGTGGACATCTTGTCCGCCCCGGACGGGTGAGACACCCATCCCACAAGAGTTTTTTCATGCACTATTTAGTCTTGTCAGTCCACTAGATTAATTACTATTTCAGCTTGTCATAGGCTGCTAAAATAACTTTTTCTGTTTCCTCCCAGCCAATGCATTTATCTGTTACAGAAACACCATATTTTAATTCTGATTTCTGGCAATTGACTGATTGACTACCTTCAAATAAATTCGATTCCAGCATCATACCGACAATTGAAGTATTGCCATCAACTACTTGTTGAATCACATCTTCTAAAACCGCAGATTGTAATCTGTAATCTTTATTCGTATTACCATGACTACAGTCAATCACAATTCTGGGTGGTAATTTTGCCTCTTTCAATTTTTCTTCTACGGTTTTGACACTGGCTGCATCAAAGTTAGGTTGATTTCCACCTCTTAAAATCACGTGTCCGTATGCATTACCTCTAGTTTGAAATACACTCACCTGTCCATCTTGATTAATTCCGAGGAAATTGTGAGGCATTCTCGCAGATTGTAAGGCATTTAAAGCTACTTGGATATTACCATCTGTACCGTTTTTAAACCCTACAGGCATGGAAAGTCCACTTGCCATTTCTCGGTGAGTTTGTGATTCAGTGGTGCGTGCGCCAATAGCAGACCAAGCTATAAGTTCACTGATATATTGAGGGATGATTGGGTCAAGTGCTTCTGTCGCTGCTGGTAACCCTAATTCGGCAATTTGTAGCAGCAATTCTCGCGCAATTAATAAACCATTTTCTACATGAAAAGAATCATCCATTTCGGGATCGTTGATTAATCCTTTCCATCCTACTGTGGTTCTGGGTTTTTCAAAGTAAACCCGCATTACTAGTAATAGTTTATCTTTAACTTTCTCTGCTAAATTTTTTAATCGTTGCGAATATTCTAGTGCTGCTTTGGGGTCATGAATCGAACAAGGCCCCACAACTATAAATTTTCTTCTGTCTTGAAAATCTAGAATTTGTTCTAGTTCTTCGCGATATTTCAAAACAGTTTCTTCGGCTGATTTAGTTAATGGTAATTTTGATTTTACTTCGTTAGGAGTTAGTAAGACGTGAGAGTTCTCAATGTTGGCGTTGAATAATATATGGTGCATGGAGCGGAAATTGTGATTTATGCTACTAAATTGAGACTTAAAAATTATACACATTTATAGTCAAAAAATACACCAAAATATCATAGAACGCTCAAATTACCAAGGCTTATAGCTGACTAATTTTTGACTCAAGTGTATTTTATTAGACCTAATAAAACCTCCTCATAACTCAGGTGATCAAGCTAAAGAAAAAGGGGGGCAATATTTCCCCCCTTTCATTAGGATTTGGAGCGTTTTCTCAGTACCAGTGTAATCAATTACTGCCAAACAAATACTTTAGCTTCATAGGGGCCGATATCGGTGATGATACCATCGTCGCCAGCTTCCACATCATAATTAGCTGTCCACTCGTGCCATGTACCACCATTGGGGAAATTAGGAACATGATAACCAGAGAGGAAGTTTTCGGAGAAATTTGCCACAACTACTACACGGGAACCTTCGTCATTCCAACGGCTGTAAGCTAGCACTTTGGCTTCTGGATTTTCGTGAATAAAATCGATATTTTCTGTGTAGAGTGCATGGCTATTTTTACGCAGATTAACTAGGCCCTTATAGTAATCAAACAAACTAGAATTTAGTTCATTACCTAATAGCGTCCAATCGATTTTAGCTGATTCTGGTTGTTTGGGTTTATACTCACCAAACTCTTCACCCATCCAAATTAAAGGCACACCAACAGCAGTAAATAGGATAGCAACTCCTAATTTAACTCTTCTAAATGCTTCCTCATCAAAAATATTGCGATCGCCTAAGTCCACCATCAGGTGGTTATGGTCGTGGTTAGTTAGATAATTTACCACATTGGTAGCACCCATAAAACCTTGACGCTTACAATCAATTACGTCTTTGAGGTTTTCTAAATCAAAGGTTTCGCCATAAATATGTGCAGTCACAGTATGATAAAAACTATCATGCCAGCAACCATCCATAGGGCCATCAACGTTGGTAATGCTGGTAGTTTCAGGAATGTGTTCGGCAATATTATAAAAAGGTTTGGAACCAGCAGCGTTCTTCGCTTCCTGCACAATCCAATGCATAAAATCGTAGTTAGCAATTTGGCGCGCTGCATCATAGCGAATACCATCTATATGATATTCTTCAATCCAATATCTTACTGTATCACCAGTAAATTTGCGGGCGGGGTAAGTTTCTAAATTTTCATCATAATGTTCATAGTTAAACTCAGGCCCCCAACTATTATCAGGGTCGCGAGGCGCATGGTGATACCAATAATCGTGGTCAATTTGAGTTAATGGACTGGAAGCTTCTGAATGGTTATAGATACCATCCATAATCACGCGCATACCCCTAGCATGGCATTCATCAATTAATTTTTTTAATCCCTCTGTAGCACCATAACTAGATTCTGGTGCAAAGAAATGACGAGGATTATAACCCCAACTATAATCACCAGGATATTCTTTAACTGGCATCAACTCAATAGCGTTAATTCCTAATTCACACAGATAATCTAATTTTTCAACAACATGTTTGTACTTTCCGCGCGCATAGGGATCATCTTCTCCACCGGAAAAGTCACCAACATGTAATTCATATATGACTAATTCATGGTCAGCAGGCAAATGTTGATCATCATGTTGCCAAACATAGGTATCAACAATTCTTTCACCATCTTTAATTTTGACGATACCGTTATCTTGACCACTTAATTCATCAATATCAGTTGCATAAGGGTCTGTAACATCAACCCATTGTTCTGGTTCTAGAAACCATGAATTTGATTGGACACGGAATTTATATTGATAAACGCCATCTTCTAATTCAACAGAAGTGCGGAAATAACCATCTTCACCTTTTTCCATTGGAATATCTTCCCAATTAGAAAAAGAACCGATTAATGCTGCTCCCTTGTTATAAGGTGCAAACAGATTAAATTCAATTTTCGCCATATAATTGCATCAGGAGTAGAAAATGTTGGTAAATGTATTTTCTGATCTCCACCTATATTTAGCCAATCGCCCAGGGGAAATAATTAACTCATGATTTCCTCTATCTGTGGGAGTAAATTGAATATTTATTGCATATTAAATTGAATATTAGTTTGAAATTGATTATTTGAATATTTAGGAAATAATTATATTTTTTGACAGAGGTAGTCAAGAGTCAAAAAGACGCGATTATTCGCATCTCTACTCAAAATTCCAAAAATTTAGACTTTTGACCCTTGACTTTTGACTCTTGTTAAACCGACTCTAAATTGCTGCTAACAGGATTCATATAACTATATAACCAATTTGCAGCAGTAGCCCTACGAGTTTGCCGAGGGCCAAATTCACCAATTTTGTAACCTTTAAAACCCAACTTTTCTTTAAGAATTTGTTTGTTTTCTTTCGGTATAGAACGAGTCAATTTGACTGTAGCGGGGCGACTATCAATGAAATCTGGTGGTTGTGGGTACTCATCCCGCCATTCTGCTGCAACTTCGCTATTGTCCCATTCTCCAGTTGATGAGTTGTAGCGATAACCTAAGCAATGCCATACCAATTGGTTGACTGTTGCATCATCAATGGTTTCGTTGAGGATTGCCCAAATAGTATCTGTGTTGAGTGGTGGCAAATTAGACATAAGCGAGTTGAACTTCCAAGTTGACGCGTTGAATAATTGGTAATTGTGGCGAATCAAGAATGCGATCGCACTCTTAGTGCAAAGCACTTTATCACTATATAATCCAATAAACTGCCAAATCTAGTGATGATTTTCAGCCTGTCTACATTTTGGAATAAAGTCATCAGCCAAAATTCGGTAGATTAGAAATTGTCAAATATTGACCAGTCAATGCAAAATTCTACTCCACTGTCAAAACTCATCCGTGCCCATGTTTTCGTTTCTGGTCGCGTCCAAGGGGTTGGCTATCGCTACGCTACAGTAGATACAGCAAGTCAGTTGGGATTAACTGGCTGGGTGCGAAATCTTCCCGATAGTCGAGTGGAAGCAGTTTTTGAAGGGGTGCAAGAAGTGGTAGAAGAGATGGTGCGCTGGTGTCATAGTGGCCCTCCAGCAGCTATTGTCAAAAATGTTGCAGTTGACTACGAAGAACCGGAAGGTTTGCTGGGATTTGAAGTTAGACGTTGATCACCTTAACTTCCAATACTTGTCGGTTAAGGGCAAAAGGGGAAGGGGAAAAGGGACAAGAAAAAACCTTTAACCCTTACCCTTTCCCCTTTTCCCCAAGCCAAATTCCGAGTTGAAAATCCTTAACCGAGCAGTATCACCTTAACTTCTTCCCTCCCAGATCAAAAGTTGTCGTGAAGCAGCAACAAAGCAGTTGAGATGCTTGGGAGGATACAGAAAATGGTCATAGGCTAATGCCATTAATCTAGCAGCCTCATTATATGGTACTCTACCAATACCTGTACCCAAACCAGGACAAGCAATCGTATTAATCTTGTACTGAGCATGTTGGTTGTGGTGGCGCACAGCTAAAAGCATAGCCCACATGGCTATATAAGGAATGTCAGTCCCCATAATAGACATAGGAACTCGCATTGTCGGTGTATGTGCTAGGAACGGATGCTGAAGATGACCAGTTTCCACAATCATTGACGTTCCTACTGGCTGTTCACCCAAATAATCTGCAAGTATACGTTGCTGTACCGTTGTCATCAAAGAACTACCAAAAAATTTGATAATGGCAGCATCCATACCACCATCCATCATGCCAAAAGAGTTAGCAGGACTAACTAAACAGTCAAAATTAGGCAACCACTCAAAGTAGTCATTGACTATTTCAACATTAGGTAAATAGTTAAAATGTTCTTGAAATGCTGCTGCTAATAATGAATTTGGCGCTACTAATACCAATTTCAAGCTTTATTCCTCCGCTTGAATACTTATTGTAGACCCACAATTAAACCTTTGGCGACGGGAATTGGGATAAAATGTGATTGTTAGACCCAATTGATTGTTGACCTTGGGGCATTAAAGATACTGTCCATGCAGCTACTTCAAACAACCGACAAAGATTTTTCTACCAAATTTAAAGCACTTGTAAATGATCGCCGGGAAGCAACTGTTGATGTTAGCGGGACAGTAAGAGAGATTCTGGCTGATGTCAAAGTGCGTGGTGATGCGGCAGTCCATGACTATACTAGCCGCTTTGACCATTATCATCCTGAGTCTTTGCGTCTAAGTGAGACATTTATTGCCGAACTTGCAGCCCAATGTCCCAAGGATGTGACAGCAGCCTTAGAATTGGCAGCAGAGAGAATTGCCGCATTTCACGAAAAACAACTACCCCAAGATATCGGCTATACCGATACAGTTGGTGTCAGGCTGGGATTAAATTGGGTAGCACTGTCAAAGGTGGGAATTTATGTACCTGGCGGACGTGCTAGTTATCCTAGTTCGGTATTAATGAATGCCCTACCCGCCAAAATTGCTGGTGTGGATCGGATTGTGATGACAGTGCCAATGCCTCGCGGTGAGATTAATCCCGCAGTACTCGCAGCCGCTAAAATTGCTGGTGTCACAGAAATATATGGTATTGGTGGGGCACAAGCGATCGCAGCTCTAGCATACGGTACTAAAACTATTGCCCCTGTTGATAAAATTGTTGGGCCTGGTAATGCCTATGTTGCCGAAGCCAAACGCCAAGTATTTGGCACAGTGGGAATTGACAGTATTGCTGGCCCTTCTGAAATTCTTGTTGTTGCAGATGACAAAAATAATCCCGAATGGATAGCTTGGGATTTACTATCGCAAGCAGAACATGATCCTAGCGCCCAATCTATTTTAATTACCGACTCAGCAGAATTCGCCCAAAATGCGATCGCATCAGTTGAGCAAGTTTTAAATCACCTAGCTACCAAATCAGTAGCCACCGCCAGTTGGGAAAAACATGGGGCTGTAATTATTGTCAACGATTTAGCCGAAAGTATTCCCCTCATCAACCAGCTAGCACCAGAACACATAGAATTGTGTATCGATAATCCTCAATTACTAGCTAGCGAAATCAAATGTGCTGGTAGCCTATTTTTAGGACGCTATACACCAGAAGCCATTGGCGATTATTTAGGCGGGCCAAACCATGTACTCCCAACTTCTCGTTCCGCCCGTTTTGCTTCCGGCTTAAGCGTTTACGACTTCTTAAAACGCATTACCTACCTGGAATGCAATCAACAAGCACTACAGCAAATCGGCCCAGCCGCAGTCACCCTAGCACAAGCAGAAGGCTTACCAGCCCACGGCGGTAGTGTAGCTATACGGTTGCGGGATTAGGGATTGGGTACTGGGGATGAGGGAGATGAGGGAGATGAGGGAGATGAGGGAGATGAGGGAGATGAGGGGGATGAGGTAGAAAATACCAAATGACAACTGACAAACCCCAATTACCCATTACCCATTACTCATAACTCATTACCCATTACCAAACCCAAACAAAAAAACCAGGTAACTACACGCTACCCGGTTCATGTCTCTTAAAATCACAATTTCCAGACTGATAGGAGCAAAGCCCTGCTATGCTCCTAATGATTGTTCAACCAAATTAGACTTTAGCAGCTGACTTAGTAACAACGTTGAGTTCGCCTTTAGCGTACTTAGCCGCAAAATCTTCCAAAGAAATTTGCTTAATCTTGCTAGCGTTACCAGCGGTACCAAATTGCTGATAGCGTTCTGCACAAACCTTCTGCATATAGACAATAGAAGGCTTGAGGAAGTGACGGGGGTCAAATTCCTTGGGGTTTTTTGCTAAAGCTTCACGTACCGCAGCAGTAATTGCCAAACGGTTGTCGGTGTCAATGTTTACCTTACGTACACCGCTCTTGATACCTTTTTGAATTTCTTCTACAGGTACGCCGTAGGTTTCAGGAATTGCACCACCATACTGGTTAATCAGAGCAATTAAATCTTCAGGTACTGAGGAGGAACCATGCATTACCAAGTGAGTGTTGGGCAAACGGCGGTGAATTTCTTCAATGCGGCTGATTGCCAAAATTTCGCCAGTTGGCTTACGGGTAAACTTGTAAGCACCGTGGCTAGTACCAATAGCAACTGCCAAAGCATCTACTTTGGTTTGCTCTACAAAGCTAACAGCTTCGTCGGGATCGGTCAGCAATTGGGAGTGATCCAGTGTACCTTCAAAACCATGACCATCTTCAGCTTCACCCGCACCAGTTTCTAGAGAACCTAAGCAACCGAGTTCGCCTTCAACGCTGACACCTAGAGAATGAGCTACATTCACTACTTCGCTGGTAACACGGACGTTATACTCGAAGCTTGCAGGTGTTTTAGCATCAGCTTCCAGCGAACCATCCATCATGACGCTGGTGAAGTTGTTCTTAATTGCTGAGTAGCAGGTAGAAGGAGCATTGCCATGATCTTGGTGCATGACAATGGGAATTTGAGGATAGGTTTCTACAGCAGCCAAAATCAAATGGCGGAGGAAGTTTTCTCCTGCATAGTTACGAGCGCCACGAGAAGCTTGAAGAATTACAGGGCTATCTGTCTCTACAGCAGCCTTCAGGATCGCCTGAATTTGTTCCAAGTTATTAACATTGAAAGCTGGGATGCCGTAACCGTTTTCAGCCGCGTGATCCAACAACAGCCGTAAGGGTACAAGCGCCATAGATAGTCCTCCTAATGTGGTTGTCAGCTAGTCGGGGTGAGAGAAGCGTAATTATTTACTATTAATGTAATTGTTACGCTAATCTTAAGAGTTTTTTCAACATATAGGAAATTATAACTATTGATGAGTGTTTATGTTGAAAAAGTTTACGCTACAACTCATAAATGTGCCCCATATTCGCAATAGCAGACTGTACAGTCTGCTACGCTACAGTTTGAGGCTTTGGTAGTCTTGTATCCAATACGATCAACCACAGCCGATTCCTATAACTGCCTATGCTAAGGTTTTTCTAGCTCTGCCACTCACTTAAGGTGCTAATTGCTGGGTAAATGCTGCGTGTTCAGCAGATTGCAAGCCTGTTTGTAAAACAGCTAAGACAGATTGCATATTCCCTGCTAATACTTCTGCTACTGCTAACCACAATCCTGGGAAGACTCGACTTCGCAGAATTCCACGCTCATCAGGTACTAATTCCAGATATTCACCCTGTTCTAAACAAAACCAACTCAATTTTTGCTCTAGAACTTGCCAAACAATATATTCTTTTACACCATTACGGCGATAAGCTTGTTTTTTAGCATGAAGGTCAATAGCTGCGCTACTAGCAGCAATTTCGACAATTAACTCTGGTGCGCCTTCAATATAATCATCTTCACTCAGCTTTGCTTGGCCTCCTGCTTCTGGATTGATCAGCAGAACTGCATCTGGTTGAGGTTCATTATCCAAATCTAGACGCACTGTTGGTTCAACCCCCAAAGCTACACCAGGCGTAGCTGCTTCATAAGTACCAAGCCATGTAAGAATCCAGCCATGAGGTTGACTATGACTTCTAAAAGGCAAAGCAGCAGGCATAATATAGACAATTCCCTCAATTAATTCGGCTTTTTTCAAATTGAACATGGCGTTGTAGCGACGCTCAAATTCATAGCGGGTAAGTTTGTCGCCATTTTCCAAAAAGGGAATTGCCTGATGTTGTGCAGGTGTTTTCACCATAACGTCTAATATTTGGGTTAGCCTAAGCCTATCCTACCGAACTGCGAAAATTTATTTTAGGGAGAGTGCGATCGCATTTACTTTATTTAGGCAATCTCAATTCAAATTAATTAATCTTGATAACAGAATACCTTCTAATTTCTAATTTTGCAGGAAATTAGACTATAATCAGATATAAATTATTTAAATAAAAATCTATGCAAAGCAAAATATTTGATATTAATCAATTACAAATAACTGTCAGCGAGTTACTGTCTTTGATGCGAGATGATCAAGAAATAGTCATCACTAAAGGTAATACTCCTGTTGCTAAATTAACTATACTTAATTCTCCTGAAAAAATTATCTTTGTATCAGAAAAACTTCCCCAGCCTGGATTAAATTTAGGCGCAATGGTAATGAGTGATGATTTCGATCAACCTTTACCAGATGAATTTTGGTTACAAAATCCATGAAGCTACTGTTAGATACACATACGTTTATTTGGTGGGATAGTGACCCTGCAAAACTTTCTCAAAAAGCATTAGATTTACTAACGGATAAAGATAACATCAGGTTATTGAGTGTTGTCAGTCTCTGGGAAATTCAAATTAAACACCAGTTAGGTAAACTCACATTAAATAAAGCTTTAAGAGAAATTATTGCTAGTCAACAAAATAATCATATTGAAATATTACCAATTAATATTGATCATATTTTAGCTTTAGATAATTTACCCCTTTATCATAAAGATCCTTTTGATAGGTTACTTATTGCTCAAACTAATATAGAAAATGCTGTGATGATTAGTTGTGATGCTATTTTTGCTAATTATTCAGTCCAGGTAGAATGGTAATCTATTTTCTGGTTTAGATGCATTAAATTTGACTAATACTGTTTCTGGATGAAGAAAAGCTTAATAAAGCCCACAGAGGTGGGCTTTGTTTGTGTAACTCCAGCCTTGAGGATGAAGGCGAATATAGCGCAACTTCACATAGAATCAATTCAATTGAATCCTCAAATACTAGTTGCCAATTGTTTTTTATTTGCAAACTACAAAATTTATGCTTATGCGATCGCCTATTCTACATGGTGAGCATTTTCCAAAAACAGCGATCGCACTCAGGACTTATCCACAAAATAAGTAATTACAAACCAAGCGAAGACGTACTCGCAATTTCGCCCTAAAAATAAAACTCGCTTCAGCTTTCAAGTCGAGGCGAGCGTTGTTTCCTTTTATATGGGTCGCCCGGGATTCGAACCCGGAACTAATCGGTTAAAAGCCGAGTACTCTACCGTTGAGTTAGCGACCCGTTAAGTTGTGTATCGCAACTTTGCAATTATAGCACAAACATCTGTAGATTTGTAAAGGGGTTTCTAGAAGAAATTTGCCGTTAGGCGTACAGATGCTTGGTAACTCTCACCTGGGGCTAACAAAATCAGATGCTCGCCAGTATTCAGGGAATTACGAGGCGCACTCCAAGGCTCTAAACAATAGAATTCTTTACCTTTTAGCGTCCAAAATACCAAGATGGGATATTCATTGCCGTACTCTAGGGAGACACTGAGCTTTCTGCTGTTGTCAACCACAGAGGCAGATTGACTGGTGAGTTCCTTAAAGGCAACGTCAATTTCATCCTGACTAAAATCAAAATTACCATGAAATTGATAAATTTCTTTAGTTTTTTGATTTTGATATTCACCAGAGGGAATGGCAAACTCTAATTGATTTTTGTCACCTAACTGAAAGTAGGGATGGAAACCCATAGAAAAAGGTAATGGAGTCGATGACAAATTTTGATACTGTTGCTTAATCTCTAAAGTATTGCCTTGCAGTTCGTAGGTAAAAACTAGCTGAAAATCAAAAGGATAAACAGCTTTTGTTTGCTCGTTGCTGTTGAGAACTATAGTTAGGCTAGCTTGATCGTGGGTTACTTGGTCAGTCACTTGCCAAGGTAAATCACGGGCAAAGCCATGCTGTTTCAGGGAATAATTTTTACCATCTACGGTGTAAGTATTATCAGGCAAGTTACCGCAGATAGGAAACAAAATCGGAATTCCACCCCTAACACTTAAATCAGGATTGGCAAA contains the following coding sequences:
- a CDS encoding acetate--CoA ligase family protein, with the translated sequence MLQEKSTDAVRINARKTDVFDIFKFKHYQGPNPYLEVGALVFNFVLTEYRKPLPIEDLVSIISDRYPTLANQEYESYAHLFAKTLSEVGKLEMGLHLTRWNVQPNSNSVYIAIQSLHERTTRGVVYFVWDWFEAINRDADFLFEDELARLQNRFRQSVYGGPTVYALLRTAYEKAIPTFYLWEEGLTQYGYGKKHIRGIATTFDCDSHIDSDFTTRKDDCKAFLKTLGFPVPEGDIVTTEKDALAVAREIGYPVAVKPVVGHKGIGVTAEVQDSEELESAYSRALAAIPEEQSTRIIVEKSISGADFRLLCVNGKFVAATERRPASVVGDGYSTIDELIREENRKPARWDTPTSPMSKIQRDEAMELYLREQRLTLDSVLEKDRTVYLRKVANLSAGGMSINATHTVHHDNIILAQDIAQHFRLTCLGIDVITKSLSESWKDGNFAILEINAAPGILMHLNPAVGDSVDVPSHILGTFFESGAEARIPIITFNKISVQELQETIDHILLQHPDWTVGAVCRDGLFVNRSRKILSKNYNSNLQSLLRNPKLDLLIAEYGDEILEEDGMFYQGSNIVVLDNPNETEMMLARDVLEGSTVVIRKGDNISISRKGLIEDYSLGEDEPFTRVYLKEVGTIL
- a CDS encoding 3-deoxy-7-phosphoheptulonate synthase, encoding MHHILFNANIENSHVLLTPNEVKSKLPLTKSAEETVLKYREELEQILDFQDRRKFIVVGPCSIHDPKAALEYSQRLKNLAEKVKDKLLLVMRVYFEKPRTTVGWKGLINDPEMDDSFHVENGLLIARELLLQIAELGLPAATEALDPIIPQYISELIAWSAIGARTTESQTHREMASGLSMPVGFKNGTDGNIQVALNALQSARMPHNFLGINQDGQVSVFQTRGNAYGHVILRGGNQPNFDAASVKTVEEKLKEAKLPPRIVIDCSHGNTNKDYRLQSAVLEDVIQQVVDGNTSIVGMMLESNLFEGSQSVNCQKSELKYGVSVTDKCIGWEETEKVILAAYDKLK
- a CDS encoding alpha-amylase family glycosyl hydrolase, with the protein product MAKIEFNLFAPYNKGAALIGSFSNWEDIPMEKGEDGYFRTSVELEDGVYQYKFRVQSNSWFLEPEQWVDVTDPYATDIDELSGQDNGIVKIKDGERIVDTYVWQHDDQHLPADHELVIYELHVGDFSGGEDDPYARGKYKHVVEKLDYLCELGINAIELMPVKEYPGDYSWGYNPRHFFAPESSYGATEGLKKLIDECHARGMRVIMDGIYNHSEASSPLTQIDHDYWYHHAPRDPDNSWGPEFNYEHYDENLETYPARKFTGDTVRYWIEEYHIDGIRYDAARQIANYDFMHWIVQEAKNAAGSKPFYNIAEHIPETTSITNVDGPMDGCWHDSFYHTVTAHIYGETFDLENLKDVIDCKRQGFMGATNVVNYLTNHDHNHLMVDLGDRNIFDEEAFRRVKLGVAILFTAVGVPLIWMGEEFGEYKPKQPESAKIDWTLLGNELNSSLFDYYKGLVNLRKNSHALYTENIDFIHENPEAKVLAYSRWNDEGSRVVVVANFSENFLSGYHVPNFPNGGTWHEWTANYDVEAGDDGIITDIGPYEAKVFVWQ
- a CDS encoding DUF1823 family protein, which encodes MSNLPPLNTDTIWAILNETIDDATVNQLVWHCLGYRYNSSTGEWDNSEVAAEWRDEYPQPPDFIDSRPATVKLTRSIPKENKQILKEKLGFKGYKIGEFGPRQTRRATAANWLYSYMNPVSSNLESV
- a CDS encoding acylphosphatase, which gives rise to MQNSTPLSKLIRAHVFVSGRVQGVGYRYATVDTASQLGLTGWVRNLPDSRVEAVFEGVQEVVEEMVRWCHSGPPAAIVKNVAVDYEEPEGLLGFEVRR
- a CDS encoding macro domain-containing protein — protein: MKLVLVAPNSLLAAAFQEHFNYLPNVEIVNDYFEWLPNFDCLVSPANSFGMMDGGMDAAIIKFFGSSLMTTVQQRILADYLGEQPVGTSMIVETGHLQHPFLAHTPTMRVPMSIMGTDIPYIAMWAMLLAVRHHNQHAQYKINTIACPGLGTGIGRVPYNEAARLMALAYDHFLYPPKHLNCFVAASRQLLIWEGRS
- the hisD gene encoding histidinol dehydrogenase, whose product is MQLLQTTDKDFSTKFKALVNDRREATVDVSGTVREILADVKVRGDAAVHDYTSRFDHYHPESLRLSETFIAELAAQCPKDVTAALELAAERIAAFHEKQLPQDIGYTDTVGVRLGLNWVALSKVGIYVPGGRASYPSSVLMNALPAKIAGVDRIVMTVPMPRGEINPAVLAAAKIAGVTEIYGIGGAQAIAALAYGTKTIAPVDKIVGPGNAYVAEAKRQVFGTVGIDSIAGPSEILVVADDKNNPEWIAWDLLSQAEHDPSAQSILITDSAEFAQNAIASVEQVLNHLATKSVATASWEKHGAVIIVNDLAESIPLINQLAPEHIELCIDNPQLLASEIKCAGSLFLGRYTPEAIGDYLGGPNHVLPTSRSARFASGLSVYDFLKRITYLECNQQALQQIGPAAVTLAQAEGLPAHGGSVAIRLRD
- the fba gene encoding class II fructose-bisphosphate aldolase (catalyzes the reversible aldol condensation of dihydroxyacetonephosphate and glyceraldehyde 3-phosphate in the Calvin cycle, glycolysis, and/or gluconeogenesis), which gives rise to MALVPLRLLLDHAAENGYGIPAFNVNNLEQIQAILKAAVETDSPVILQASRGARNYAGENFLRHLILAAVETYPQIPIVMHQDHGNAPSTCYSAIKNNFTSVMMDGSLEADAKTPASFEYNVRVTSEVVNVAHSLGVSVEGELGCLGSLETGAGEAEDGHGFEGTLDHSQLLTDPDEAVSFVEQTKVDALAVAIGTSHGAYKFTRKPTGEILAISRIEEIHRRLPNTHLVMHGSSSVPEDLIALINQYGGAIPETYGVPVEEIQKGIKSGVRKVNIDTDNRLAITAAVREALAKNPKEFDPRHFLKPSIVYMQKVCAERYQQFGTAGNASKIKQISLEDFAAKYAKGELNVVTKSAAKV
- a CDS encoding Uma2 family endonuclease, with the protein product MVKTPAQHQAIPFLENGDKLTRYEFERRYNAMFNLKKAELIEGIVYIMPAALPFRSHSQPHGWILTWLGTYEAATPGVALGVEPTVRLDLDNEPQPDAVLLINPEAGGQAKLSEDDYIEGAPELIVEIAASSAAIDLHAKKQAYRRNGVKEYIVWQVLEQKLSWFCLEQGEYLELVPDERGILRSRVFPGLWLAVAEVLAGNMQSVLAVLQTGLQSAEHAAFTQQLAP
- a CDS encoding type II toxin-antitoxin system Phd/YefM family antitoxin, which codes for MQSKIFDINQLQITVSELLSLMRDDQEIVITKGNTPVAKLTILNSPEKIIFVSEKLPQPGLNLGAMVMSDDFDQPLPDEFWLQNP
- a CDS encoding type II toxin-antitoxin system VapC family toxin — protein: MKLLLDTHTFIWWDSDPAKLSQKALDLLTDKDNIRLLSVVSLWEIQIKHQLGKLTLNKALREIIASQQNNHIEILPINIDHILALDNLPLYHKDPFDRLLIAQTNIENAVMISCDAIFANYSVQVEW